One Maniola jurtina chromosome 24, ilManJurt1.1, whole genome shotgun sequence DNA window includes the following coding sequences:
- the LOC123877687 gene encoding uncharacterized protein LOC123877687 — MCNLLAAISPAHFLVGRTLTAPAYDNLVETPTHRLDRYQRVEQIRQHFWRRWSKEYVSELQTRTKWRQNTQDLKPNTMVIIKEDNFPPLKWHLGRVIRNIPGKDGISRVAEIQTASGLVRRAYAKICPLVDPDEDSLGSQEFQGRGHVAA; from the exons ATGTGCAACCTGCTAGCTGCTATAAG TCCTGCTCATTTCCTGGTTGGCCGTACGCTCACCGCACCTGCCTACGACAACCTGGTGGAGACGCCCACGCATAGACTCGATCGGTACCAGAGGGTTGAGCAAATTCGACAACACTTTTGGAGACGCTGGTCGAAAGAATACGTATCCGAGCTGCAAACACGGACGAAGTGGAGACAAAACACGCAAGACCTTAAACCCAACACTATGGTCATCATCAAAGAGGACAACTTCCCACCGTTGAAATGGCATCTCGGACGAGTCATCAGAAACATACCTGGGAAGGATGGAATCTCAAGAGTCGCGGAAATACAAACTGCATCCGGGCTTGTGAGGCGAGCTTATGCGAAGATCTGCCCATTAGTCGACCCTGATGAGGACAGTCTTGGAAGCCAAGAGTTCCAAGGCCGGGGGCATGTTGCGGCGTAG